A single Mangifera indica cultivar Alphonso chromosome 20, CATAS_Mindica_2.1, whole genome shotgun sequence DNA region contains:
- the LOC123204963 gene encoding long chain acyl-CoA synthetase 4-like: MSLESYIVEVEGAKEARDGKPSIGPVYRSIFAKNGFPDPMNGMESCWDAFRISVEKNPNNPMLGHREIVNGEAGKYVWRTYKEVYDLVIKVGNAIRSCGVEERGKCGIYGANCPEWIISMEACNAHGIYCVPLYDTLGAGAVEFIICHSEVSIAFVEEKKISELLKTFPNTTKYLKTMVSFGKVTPEQREEVEKYGLAMYSWDEFLQLGENKQFDLPGKKKSDICTIMYTSGTTGDPKGVMISNESIVHFIAGVKLLLERVNESVTAKDVYLSYLPLAHIFDRAIEELFIAHGAAIGFWRGDVKLLLEDIGELKPTIFCAVPRVLDRIYSGLNQKISNGSLLKKALFNVAYSYKFSNLRKGHRTAEASPITDKIVFDKVKQAFGGRVRLILSGAAPLSAHVEAFLRVVACAHVLQGYGLTETCAGTFVSLPNEISMLGTVGPPVPNVDICLESVPEMGYDALSSTPRGEVCVQGKTLFSGYYKREDLTNEVMVDGWFHTGDIGEWQPNGSLKLIDRKKNIFKLSQGEYVAVENLENIYSLVPGIDSLWVYGNSFESFLVAIVNPNKVALEQWAAENGVAGDFNSLCENPMAKEYILGELTRVGKVKKLKGFEFIKAVHLDPEPFDMERDLLTPTYKKKRPQLQKYYQCAIDNMYKNVNKP; this comes from the exons ATGAGTCTTGAGAGTTACATAGTGGAGGTTGAGGGAGCCAAGGAGGCGAGAGATGGCAAGCCGTCGATCGGACCTGTGTATCGCAGTATTTTTGCTAAGAATGGATTTCCTGATCCGATGAATGGCATGGAGAGTTGTTGGGACGCCTTCCG GATTTCGGTGGAGAAAAATCCAAACAATCCGATGCTTGGTCACCGCGAGATTGTGAATGGGGAG GCTGGTAAATATGTCTGGCGAACTTATAAAGAAGTGTATGATTTGGTGATCAAAGTTGGAAATGCCATCCGGAGTTGTGGAGTTGAGGAA AGAGGAAAATGTGGTATTTATGGTGCAAATTGCCCAGAGTGGATCATTAGCATGGAG GCTTGCAATGCTCATGGGATTTATTGTGTTCCTTTGTATGATACTCTGG GTGCCGGTGCTGTGGAATTTATCATCTGCCATTCAGAGGTTTCAATTGCTTTTGTGGAGGAAAAGAAGATTTCTGAG CTGCTTAAAACATTTCCCAACACAACgaaatatttgaaaa CGATGGTGAGCTTTGGTAAGGTTACACCTGAGCAGAGAGAAGAAGTTGAGAAGTACGGTTTGGCTATGTATTCATGGGATGAATTTTTGCAACTG GGAGAAAACAAACAATTTGATCTTCcagggaaaaagaaaagtgatATTTGTACAATAATGTATACTAGTGGAACTACTGGTGATCCCAAGGGAGTAATGATTTCAAATGAGAGCATTGTCCATTTTATAGCTGGGGTGAAACTACTACTGGAGCGTGTGAATGAATCG GTGACTGCAAAAGATGTTTATCTTTCTTATCTTCCTCTTGCACATATCTTTGACCGGGCAATTGAGGAGTTATTTATTGCACATGGTGCCGCAATAGGGTTCTGGCGTGGG GATGTCAAGTTATTACTTGAGGACATTGGAGAGCTGAAACCAACTATTTTCTGTGCTGTTCCCCGTGTACTAGATAGGATATATTCTG GTTTGAATCAGAAGATCTCTAATGGGAGTTTATTGAAAAAGGCATTATTTAATGTTGCATACTCATA TAAGTTCAGTAATTTGAGGAAGGGGCATAGAACCGCAGAAGCATCTCCTATTACTGACAAGATTGTTTTTGATAAG GTAAAGCAAGCATTTGGAGGGCGCGTACGGCTTATTCTGTCTGGTGCAGCTCCTCTTTCTGCGCACGTAGAAGCTTTCTTGCGAGTGGTTGCATGTGCTCATGTCCTACAAGGATATG GTTTGACGGAAACTTGTGCGGGTACTTTTGTGTCACTGCCAAATGAAATATCCATGCTTGGTACTGTGGGCCCTCCTGTACCAAACGTTGATATATGTCTTGAATCTGTTCCTGAAATGGGATACGATGCCCTCTCCAGCACGCCACGAGGAGAAGTTTGTGTTCAGGGGAAAACCCTCTTTTCAGGGTACTACAAACGTGAAGATCTCACCAATGAAGTTATGGTTGATGGATGGTTCCACACAG GTGATATTGGTGAGTGGCAACCAAACGGAAGCTTGAAACTAATCGACCGTAAGaagaatattttcaaactttctcaAGGAGAATATGTTGCTGTTGAAAACTTGGAGAACATTTATTCTCTTGTACCTGGCATTGATTCA CTATGGGTATATGGCAACAGCTTTGAGTCCTTTCTTGTTGCCATTGTTAACCCCAACAAGGTAGCTCTTGAACAATGGGCAGCAGAAAATGGTGTAGCCGGGGACTTCAATTCCCTTTGTGAAAATCCTATGGCAAAAGAGTACATTCTTGGGGAGCTCACAAGGGTTGGAAAAGTGAAAAAG TTGAAaggttttgaatttataaaagcTGTTCACCTTGATCCTGAGCCATTCGACATGGAACGTGACCTCCTAACCCCAACATACAAGAAGAAGAGGCCTCAGTTGCAAAAATACTACCAG